Genomic DNA from Niallia circulans:
TGACAGTACCTGGTGTCGAGCTTCAAGAAGGAAAGCTTGGAGATTTGGCTCCGACAATGCTAGAACTATTAGGACTTGAACAACCAGCAGAAATGACTGGTACGTCTATCATTAAAAAATAATTGATCTATTAAAGGAGAGAATTTATTATGCCATACATTCAACATGTATATGCTCGCGAAGTATTAGACTCACGCGGTAACCCAACAGTAGAAGTAGAAGTTTTAACAGAATCAGGTTTCTTCGGTCGTGCACTTGTTCCATCTGGTGCATCAACTGGTGAATACGAAGCAGTAGAATTGCGTGACGGCGACAAATCACGCTACCTTGGTAAAGGTGTTCTTAAAGCAGTAGAAAACGTTAACGAAGTTATCGCTGAAGCAATCATCGGTATGGACGTTACTGACCAAGCTGGAATCGACAGAACTATGATCGAGCTTGACGGAACTGAAAACAAAGGTAAATTGGGCGCTAACGCTATCCTTGGTGTATCTATGGCTGCAGCTCATGCTGCATCTGAAGTTGTTGGTCTTCCATTGTACCGTTACCTTGGCGGATTCAACGCTAAGCAATTGCCAACTCCAATGATGAATATCATCAACGGTGGTTCTCATGCTGATAACAACGTGGACTTCCAAGAGTTCATGATCTTGCCAGTAGGAGCTCCAACATTCAAAGAAGCATTGCGTTATGGTGCTGAAGTGTTCCATGCACTTAAATCAGTTCTTTCTGCAAAAGGCTTAAACACTGCTGTAGGTGACGAAGGCGGATTCGCTCCAAACCTTGGTTCAAACCGTGAAGCACTTGAAGTTATCATCGAAGCAATCAAAAAAGCTGGCTATGAGCCTGGTAAAGATATCTTACTTGGAATGGACGTTGCTTCTTCTGAGTTCTACAACAAAGAAACTGGTAAATACGATCTTGCTGGAGAAGGCCGTACTGGCTTGACTTCTGAAGAGCTAGTAACTTTCTACGAAGAGCTAGTTAACGAATTCCCAATCATCTCTATTGAAGATGGTCTTGACGAAAACGACTGGGAAGGTCACAAATTATTGACTGACCGCATCGGTTCTAAAGTACAATTAGTTGGTGACGATCTATTCGTTACAAACACTAAAAAATTGGCTGAAGGTATCGAAAAAGGAATTGCTAACTCAATCCTTATCAAAGTTAACCAAATCGGTACTTTGACTGAAACTTTCGAAGCTATCGAAATGGCTAAACGTGCAGGTTACACTGCTGTAGTATCTCACCGTTCTGGTGAAACAGAAGATGCAACAATCGCTGACATCGCTGTTGCTACAAACGCTGGCCAAATCAAAACTGGTTCACTTTCTCGTACAGACCGTATCGCTAAGTACAACCAACTTCTTCGCATCGAAGACGAGCTTGGCGACCTAGCTGTATACGATGGTCTTCAATCTTTCTACAACCTTAAAAAATAAGGTTTGAATGAAGGATGTACGGCTGAATTGTTTCGTACAAAACAGTTTTATACAAGATAAATTATGTAGTACGAAAACATGAGCTTAGTTGTACAACGTTTTTGCTTAAAACCTCCTATTTATGTGTGAGTATTCCACATTTATAGGAGGTTTTTTTATGTTGGTAAAAGATTTACAAAAGGAATTTAAGTTTGATTTAGAGATTAAGAATTACTCCAAGAGAACCATTGCAACATACAATTATAATATTGACCAATTAATGACTTACTTGGAGGAACATTTTGGCTTTTGTGAAATAGAAGAGATTTCAACAATGCATATTAAGCGTTTTGTACAACAACAATTACACTTAGGCAACAAATCGAATTACATAAATACCATCATAAAATCTCTACGTGCGTTCTATAATTATTTGGTGGCAGAAGAATATGTTAGCCACAATATTGTGGAGAAAGTAAAATTCTTGAAAGAAGAGAAAGTAATTATTAAAACATTTACTGACAAAGAGGTAGCAAATATGATTGATGCTTATGACTTCAAAACTTATTTAAACGCACGAAACAAGGTAATAATTGCAATGTTTATTGATACAGGAATGAGGATGAGTGAGTTAATAAATCTTCAATCTAGCTGGTTTAATGAAACGAATATAAAAGTATTTGGTAAGGGTGCTAAATGGAGATACGTACCAGTAAGCCTAATGTTAAAGAAATACATGATTAGATATGAGAGGTTAAAAGAAGGATATTTCAAAAATAAGAGAAAAGAATATGATAATTATTTTTTATCACGAAGTGGAAAGCCGTTAACAGGAGTACAAATCCAAAATATAGTAAGAAATGCAGGTGCGAAGGCAAAGGTTAGAGAAGAGATTAGGTGTAGTCCTCATACATTAAGACATTTTTCTATTCAGTCAAACCTTAGAAATGGATTAGATTTGTATAGTTGTTCTAGGATAGCTGGTCATGAGAATATTCAGATTACAAAGAAATATCTAATGGGATTAGAAACAGAAAACATACTAGAAATGGCAACGAAATCAAGCCCGTTAATGAATATAAAAAATAAGTGAGAAAGAATAAGCGGGGTAGTTTTCACCACAATGCCAATGATGTAATACAAATTATAGATATGCACTACCAGCCCCGCAAGCTAGGTGAATTATTAAAAGACTTTTGGTTTGTATTATAAAAGTGGAGGTAAAGAAATGGCTATACTTATTTGTTTCCTTATTGCAGGAGTGTGTTTCTGGCTAGTAGCATTAATAAATAAAGGTGAGGACAAGATTGAAAATATTCGCCAATTAAGTGTTAATGAGGTTGTTAAGGAAAATAAAATTACAATTTCCAAAAGGTATGATATGAAGATGGTTTACACGCTAATTCATGATAACAAGAAAAAATGTATATGGGTTATCTTATATTCAAGACCAAAGGATTTTATTAAACAGTTTAATTATCAAGATATTATTCAAGTTGAAATGAAGGAAGATGATGAAACCGTAAGTGTTACGTCAAGAACAAGCCAATTAGGTGGGGCTCTAGTTGGTGGAGCTTTAGCTGGTGGGGTTGGAGCTGTTATAGGTGGGCTAAGTGGAAAACAAAAACAGAAAAGAGCTGTAAAAAGTATTAAACTAATTTTAACAATAGACGATTTGGAAAACCCTATATACACTATAGAAATAGAGCGTTTTCACAAACCAGCAGATACTAATTCAAGGGAATATGCAAATGCATATAACGTAGCACTTAATTGGTTTAAGCTTTTAGAAGTCATAATAAAACAGGGTGATAAGGAGTATAATGTTGAGCGGAATAAACAACTGATGAATAATGATGAAACAAAGATTTTAAATTCCTCTGTGGCTGATGAATTAACAAAACTAGCTTTGTTACTAAGGGAGGGGGTTTTAACAGAGGAGGAGTTTAATATTCAGAAAAAAAGGCTACTGTCTAGTTAACATTTATCAAGGTTTTTTGATAAAATCTTGATTTTATTTATTGGATATAAACAGAAACAACCAATATCCGCTCGTTTAGAAAAACGGTCGGATATTATATCATTTTTATATTGTAAAGTCAATTAATAATAGCTAAAACATTTGACAAATATGCAGAATTATGTTATACTATATATTAAGCACGAAACACCAAACGCCAACACGAAACACCAAACGCCAACACGAAACACCAAACACGAAACACCAAACACCAAACACGAAACACCAAAACACCAAAACACCAAAACACCAAAACACCAAAACACCAAAACACCAAAACACCAAAACACCAAAACACCAAAACACCAAAACACCAAAACACCAAAACACCAAAACACCAAAACACCAAATACCAACACCAAATACCAACACCAAACACGAAACACCAAACACCAAACACCAACACGAAACACCAAAACACCAAAACACCAAAACACCAAAACACCAAATACCAACACGAAACACGAAACACGAAACACCAAACACCAAACACCAAACACCAAACACCAAGCACGAAACACCAAACGCCAACACGAAACACCAAACACGAAACACCAAACACGAAACACGAAACACCAAACACCAAACACGAAACACCAAACACCAACACGAAACACCAAAACACCAAAACACCAAAACACCGTACCAGAATAATTTACTAGGAAGGGAATCAAAGAATTATGGAGAAGAAAATTAAAAAGTCAATATTAAAGAAAAAGTTGCTATATAGTAGTAAAGAAAACTACCTGCTAATGCCTAATGAGCTTATGGATATATTTATTAATGATACAGAGCTAAATGAAAAGAAAGCCCCTCATGTTGCTTTCGCATATACATATCTGTACTTTATAACATGGTTATATCGATATGCAAAATACGGTGAAATGACATTTGAAGATATTACAAAAGCATCGATATTTGAGGTTATTGGAGTTTCTAAGACTAGTAAAGAATATGACTATATTGTTAAAAAGGATGGGGTACTTGACCGTTTAGGTCTGACATCGACTTTATCTTACATAAATGCACCTATAATATGGATGATAAATAAAGAGGAAGGACATGGTTTTCCAGAGTTTTATTACTTTTATGAATTAGAAAAAGAAGTGAAAGATAAAATTTTAGAGGGTCAAACAACGAAACGCAGACAGATTAAAGAGCCACTACTAGCTACTGGTTTTAGGTATCCAAAAAATGAAGATGGATGCGAAGAAAAATATAATGGAACTTTCTATGATGGTGGGAAGGAATACACACACATGGTTGGTTTTGATGTATTTATCAAGTGTATGACAGAACCAAAACTAGGATACGTAGCATTTTATTTATATGCGTTTTTAAAGGCACGTATTGGTGCAAACACAGTAGTAAATATTTCATTGGAAGGCATTACAAAGTATAGTGGGATTCTTCCTTCTACAAGAGATAAATATTTAAAAGAATTAAAGGGATTTTGTCTTATTGGTAGTTTGCCTGAGGATTTTTGTATAGAGCGAGGAGAGTACCATACTGAATCAAGTATGTATTGGATTAAAGATAGTGATGATTGGTTAATTGACCCTGATTACAATTTTCCAAAGCGAAAAGTATACCATGTTTCAACGCATACAGATTATGTTAAATCTAGTGATATAGGTACAGGATAAATGAAATAATCTAAAAGGTATGATATTTGGTGTAAATATATATATATATTTATTTATTTAATTATTAATTTAATTATTAAGCATATGTACATATATATAATATATTAACTTACTTCGAATAACATACCTTTTAGCATTAGGGGATTTTTCTGTTTTTTAATGTTTCATATAGATAAAACTATGTCAAAAGTTACTTTACAAAGTAGGATGTGTTAACTTATTTGGAAATAAATGCAAGATGATAATAAAGTCTTAACAATATAAATTTTTAAGGAGAGCAAATAGGATAGTGAAAACCATCTATGTTTGTTATTTTAGGATTTAAACAATTAACAGAGAGGAATAAAAGACCTAAAAACATTGTGGCACTCTTAATAGGGTGCTTATTTTTTATAAGATAAATTATACTAGTAAATCATCTTTAAAACATTGCCATGTAACTATTAGCTAACTACTGAGTATCTAACTTAATAATAGCGACCTTATTCGGAAATTTAAAGGCAAAAAGTAGGAAATTTGATATAATATTCTAATAGTAGAGAAAATTTGAGTAGCTTAAAATAAACTTTAATATATTTGGGGTGAAGCAATGAAATACCTTCCATATGAGATTATAGAACAAATGATACAATGTTTCGGTAAATGTTTCCACTATAAAGACCCTATGGCATCATTTATGCGGTCATGTGATGTACCTTCTTTAATTATCAATAAGTATAGAGATTTACCAAAGTTTGTTTGGGCAAGAAGGGTACTAGAAGATTTGTCTATCAATGAAGATGGATTAATTATTCAAAGGAAGTTGTTAACAAATCTTTGTAAACTTAGGGATTTACCTGACAAAGAGGTACTAGATAGAAATGCTGGTTTAGATGCACTGAGGAAATTGAAAAGATTAGCCCAAGAAAATGACTTTATTATAAAAGAAGAGAAGGAAAAAGAAAATATTCAAAAAAAAGTAAATCAGGAAAAACTAACTTTAGTGTTACAAAGAGCAAAGCAACTAGAAGAATTAAGAACATTATTTAATAACTGTGTTATTGAAAAAAATCGACAGAAAGCAGGATTCATTTTAGAAGACTTGCTAAAAAGTCTTTTTGAATTAAACGATATAGAGTATAGAAAATCGTTCAGAACAACTGAAAATACTCAACAAATTGATGGTTATTTTAGATTTGATGGATTTGATTACCTTGTAGAAGCAAAATGGCGAAAAGAAATTCCAAATGTGGCTGAAATAGCAGGATTTAAGTACAAATTGGAAACAAAAATTGATAGTACAAGAGGATTGTTTGTATCAATAAATGGATTTAGGGAAGAAGTCATTAAAGAGTTTAGTGGTAAGGGTACAAAAATTATTTTTATGGATGGTCATGAATTAATGTTGATATTAGAGGGAAGAATAACTCTAAAAGATGGTTTAAGGTATAAGATTGAAAAAGCGGTTCAATTAGGTGAGCCCAATTCACCACTGTATTTAGCTTCTGTAAATTAACCAGCGAACATTACTAATAAATGATAACTTTGTTCCCATAAAATTGGGGTAATTGACCCATCATACAAAGTAATAAAGACACCCTTTTAATGGGTGTCTTTTCGAAATCGAATGTAATATTACTCCAATTAAAAAAGGTAATAAGTATACTTCTACTCCCACAATCCGTATGAAAAAAACTACGTATGAAATTAAAAAAAACTTAATAAAACTATCTTAATTGACAATGTTTCTACGTGTGATTATTGTGGTGACAAATGAATATATATAGGGTTTTATTAGGAGATGGAAAAATTATGTAGGTGTAGCTTGTTTAAATTGCAAGGAGGAGGTCAATATGTTTTCACCTATGATATATACTTTTGAAAAAGGAACAGAGGTTTATAAAAATACTAAGACTTTTATTGAGAGCAACACAGTATTACAAGAAGAGGTTAAGAATTATTTCTGGGCTTATAATTCCTTGGTTGACTTAATCCCTCAAACTTTCGAAAGTTTCTGGTCAGGCAATACATTTCCATTAATTGAATCGTGGGAAGAATTGCAGATTTCCTTTAATTTATGTAGCCAAGGTTTATATAAACAAAGCATGGCTACACTAAGAAATGTTTTCGAATTAAATCTTATGTCGGTGTACATGAATATCAGTGATAATGGACACAAAGATATAACTCAATGGTTAAATTCTAAATTAAATACTCCAAGACTAAATAATATATGGGAAAAAATATCAAAACATAATAACTTTAAACAAATA
This window encodes:
- the eno gene encoding phosphopyruvate hydratase, translating into MPYIQHVYAREVLDSRGNPTVEVEVLTESGFFGRALVPSGASTGEYEAVELRDGDKSRYLGKGVLKAVENVNEVIAEAIIGMDVTDQAGIDRTMIELDGTENKGKLGANAILGVSMAAAHAASEVVGLPLYRYLGGFNAKQLPTPMMNIINGGSHADNNVDFQEFMILPVGAPTFKEALRYGAEVFHALKSVLSAKGLNTAVGDEGGFAPNLGSNREALEVIIEAIKKAGYEPGKDILLGMDVASSEFYNKETGKYDLAGEGRTGLTSEELVTFYEELVNEFPIISIEDGLDENDWEGHKLLTDRIGSKVQLVGDDLFVTNTKKLAEGIEKGIANSILIKVNQIGTLTETFEAIEMAKRAGYTAVVSHRSGETEDATIADIAVATNAGQIKTGSLSRTDRIAKYNQLLRIEDELGDLAVYDGLQSFYNLKK
- a CDS encoding restriction endonuclease — translated: MKYLPYEIIEQMIQCFGKCFHYKDPMASFMRSCDVPSLIINKYRDLPKFVWARRVLEDLSINEDGLIIQRKLLTNLCKLRDLPDKEVLDRNAGLDALRKLKRLAQENDFIIKEEKEKENIQKKVNQEKLTLVLQRAKQLEELRTLFNNCVIEKNRQKAGFILEDLLKSLFELNDIEYRKSFRTTENTQQIDGYFRFDGFDYLVEAKWRKEIPNVAEIAGFKYKLETKIDSTRGLFVSINGFREEVIKEFSGKGTKIIFMDGHELMLILEGRITLKDGLRYKIEKAVQLGEPNSPLYLASVN
- a CDS encoding tyrosine-type recombinase/integrase; this encodes MVKDLQKEFKFDLEIKNYSKRTIATYNYNIDQLMTYLEEHFGFCEIEEISTMHIKRFVQQQLHLGNKSNYINTIIKSLRAFYNYLVAEEYVSHNIVEKVKFLKEEKVIIKTFTDKEVANMIDAYDFKTYLNARNKVIIAMFIDTGMRMSELINLQSSWFNETNIKVFGKGAKWRYVPVSLMLKKYMIRYERLKEGYFKNKRKEYDNYFLSRSGKPLTGVQIQNIVRNAGAKAKVREEIRCSPHTLRHFSIQSNLRNGLDLYSCSRIAGHENIQITKKYLMGLETENILEMATKSSPLMNIKNK
- a CDS encoding SHOCT domain-containing protein; translated protein: MAILICFLIAGVCFWLVALINKGEDKIENIRQLSVNEVVKENKITISKRYDMKMVYTLIHDNKKKCIWVILYSRPKDFIKQFNYQDIIQVEMKEDDETVSVTSRTSQLGGALVGGALAGGVGAVIGGLSGKQKQKRAVKSIKLILTIDDLENPIYTIEIERFHKPADTNSREYANAYNVALNWFKLLEVIIKQGDKEYNVERNKQLMNNDETKILNSSVADELTKLALLLREGVLTEEEFNIQKKRLLSS